Below is a genomic region from Henckelia pumila isolate YLH828 chromosome 3, ASM3356847v2, whole genome shotgun sequence.
AGGTTTTCACGACTCTTTTTTGTTCTGTTCTGGCAATTGAGGTGCAAGTATCGATATGATAAAAATTGCTTGGTTTTAAATGCAATTTTGAGGAACATTCTATCTGTAATCTGTATAATGATATAATTGTATAGTATAGAGAGGCGGCAGCAGCTTCCTGATGTAAAAGGAGACGACATAGTACCAGTGTTATTCTTCATGTATCGAACCTGGAAGAAATGATTATATATTGTCAAAGGGAAATGAAAGGGCTTTTGCAATCAAATTTATGCCGCCACctgttaaattatttttatttttggtgttGGTTATCGTGCCAGATCCTATTATCCCTGATTACACTTTACATCggttaatatcaattttttggcCTTTAACAATGAAATTTTGCAGAATCGAATCACAAACCCAGTATATTTGGAGCCAACTCCATTTCAACAAGcgtttataatatttattaattgcACAATTGTACAGTGAAGATTGTATGATCATTTTTAGTTTTGAAGAATATATTTATTCGAATTCTATGATCATCTTTAGTTTTGAAGAATATATAAGCATCTCCCCAAAATGCCAGTAGTTgccaaaaacaaaatcaaatcgaagagATGTCTCATGAAGAATTAATTGCTGCCTGGATCTGTTCCAGAGTCCTGCCTTTGGTTTCAGGGACAACCACAATAACAAACACAATGGCAAGCCCGTTGATTGCAGCATACAGAAGGAAAGTTCCTGCAGATAGGTACATTCAAGAATATGAGGCAATTTTTCATTTCTTCTCAGGCTAGGGCAAGGGATATGGTCAAGCTAATTcttgaaggaaaaaaaaaaaaaagaagtcaAATTCAAGTTCAAATTCAGTTATGCAGTCAGTGTCGACCTCGCTTTTGACCTGAATGCATGTCGAGCTACTCCAGCTCGAGTTCAAGAAGTTTGACCTTGTAGGCATCAATCAAGCTTAAATAGGCATCAATCAAGCTTAAATTCAAATTTGACAGTACTCGCAGTTATTCAAATAGTTTTTTCTTCGGAAAATTACCCGAAGCCTATGCTTTTTTGAATCCAATCGTAGATGTTATGCCAGTTATAcctctgtttttttttcttttagctTTTGTTTGGCAAGCTGCTGTAAGTTTTCGATGAAATCCTTTGATAAAATCAGATAGGTTTTAGAGTATGAACCCTCGATTCGCACATTGAATTTCTTGGCTAGTGGCTGGCCTAAAATTTAGTCCATTACTCGCAAAATTTGTTAGAAAAAGACGCGTaatatataaatactaaaacttAATACCATACTCGAGTAGCTTGATTAAAGTGAGAAAATAAGACTCAAGCTCAAGTTGAGATTTCCCACTCGCATCCCCAATCAGTTAAAATGACAATCATGAACTATGCTAAGGTTAGGGTGATGTGATACATATTGCTTTTGCGACTGCAAATTTTATGGTTAACTTAATTAGAAATTAGTGGCTTACCATAGGAAGACCAACTCATGAGAAAATTAAAAGTGTATGAGCAAACCCATGCGCCAAACCAGTTCACTAGTGTCGCAAGGCTCCCAGCAACTCCTTTAATGTTTATTGGGAAAATCTGTAGTAATCATAATTATTAGTCTGATCTGTATATAAATTTCATCAGATCACATATATTCCAAATAGAGCAAGCGTGCGAAGTTGTCATCATACCTCAGACATCACCACCCACGGAACTGCTCCCATCCCCACCGAAAACGACCCTATGTATAACTAACCGGCAGAATATAAACTCTTAGACAAGATTTCTTTCAAGTTATTTATTTGGCTTCAATATAGGTAGACGGTATACCATACAAAAATGTAAAAACTTACCAATATGCCAGTTACAGCTAGAGCTGGAGCTGCATCAAGTGCAAGTCCATGCTCCTGGTCCAAAGTATATGACTTCTTAATCAGATTGTTTTGATAGAAATGAAATCAAAAGCTACTAGAAGGTATAAAATATGGATAATAATACCTTCAGAAAGAATGAACTCCCAGTTAGCAGACACCCTAGGACCAGTCCTGCCCCAGAAATCTGCAGGGAAAAAAACGCATCTTGGTTACATTTTGAGAATTGCAAAGTGTAACCATAGTGCTATGTCTCTGAGAGCTGCTACTGTTGTATAAATGGTTACCACAATAAGCGGTTTTCTTCCTGCTCTGTCGATTAAAAGGGCACCGAGTGCAGTGATTATGACCTGACAGAAGATTCCATATGCATTAAAACAAAATCCACATAATTAGTTTCTTGTCTTTCAATGAAATAACTTTGCTTCTCCAAGAACTGGCAGTGCGGATCTAGGTACCTGAAGAATGGCATAGATTATAGTTCCCACATCTGCTGGAAACCCTGTGATATTACACAAGATAGTGAAATTTAATCTTTAATCTGATTCGTCGAGTTTGTAAAAATGCTTACACAACACAGGAACTTACCCGACGACTCAAAAATACTGCTGGTATAGAAACAGATTCCATTGATTCCACCAAATTGTTGACAGACCATTAGTCCCACTCCTATCTGCGTGACAATTTATAGCTTATACTCGTTCATTAAGCATTAAAAATTCACAACTTATAGACTAATTTTTTTGGAGACAGAAACTGTGATGGATTATAAATTTAGAACTTAATGCAAAGTTGGTCAGACGAGTACTAACATAAGAAGAAGTTCATTTTACCGTGACTGAACGCAGATACCGCTTTTGAAACAAATCAAGCAGTTTAGCTTTAGGAAGCTTTTCCAAAGTGTCTATATAATCCTGGAAAGAAAATACATTTAGCTTACATAATTCTTTGAGATGTTGCTACTTATGTTACAAGTTTTAAATGTGTATATACTTGAATTTCAGCTGCCTCCTCAGATATGTCAGCGTTCTTGCCTCGAAGTTTCCGTAATGAAGCTTCAAACTCCTTTTGATATCCTTGTTTTGCCTGTTAATTTTAACTAGTAAGTTTCCGAAAATATTTCAACATTAAAATGGAAAACAATTATTTGTGCATTGCTTTTCTTACCAGCCATCTCGGGGACTCCGGGATGTAAAAGAGCCCAAAAAGCAGAATAGCACAAGGGATTATCCCTGCAGCACAAGGTATTATTAGCTGATAATATTGGTTTCTTGTTAACATACCAAGGTTTTGTTTCATAACAAACCTGTTAAAGCTAGCGCCCTCCAAGTAAGTACCGTGCCAATGATGAAAGATACAGACACTCCAGCACAAATCATGAGCTACAGAGTTATGGGCTTTTCAATATTGATATTTGTTTTCTGTTAAAAATGGTTAAAGTTTCTGTCTCTACCTGGTTTAATGTTGTCAACGCTCCACGTAAATCTTTAGGCGCTATTTCAGCTATGAATACGGGTACCTTGGAACAAAATTGAAAACCATCGAACAAATATCTCTGCTAGAACCATATAAGCACAGTTTTGTATCAAAGAACATCGATTTACCACATAAGAAAAGACTCCCATTCCATATCCAGTTGCAAATCTTCCGATGTCCAGTAGTATAACCCCCTGTAGAATTTGGTTTAATTTAAGGCTCATTAGCAGAAGATACGGTAAAAAGAGTAGCTGCACAAATACATCAGAACACCGGGTCAAGTATACCTGAGCAAAGTAAATGGAAAGCCACCCTGCTGTACAGAATCCGCTTGATAACATCATTGTCTGCCACAATTTCACAAGCAAAAACTCGGATCAATATGAATCATTTGGGTGCCATGATAATGTTTTATACATTTCACCAAACTCACCTTTTTGCGACCTATGTAATCTGCGATTTTACCGCTAGTAATTGCACCGATCATTGCTCCAAAAGTCAGTATTGATCCAAACAATGAGTACTGCCAAGACATAAAATGggcttaaaaataaaaaagttgaAGCATTTGCATTGATCCTTAGTAGCTATAGAACTCCGATATCTAACTATCCATTCCTACGAAAAATTTAGAGAATATTAAAAAGGAAATAAACTCAATGAGATTGGACTCTTGTATTTTGAACCAACCTCTGCTAAGGATAAGTTTACATCTTCTCTGATGGCAAACTGCGTAGGGGATGAATACCCTGCCTGAAAAGCACAAACAATTCGatcaaaaaaaatcgaaacaagTTTCTTAGATAATAAAGTTATCATAGAACTCTTTACATACGCACGATCCGAATGCATACGAGCCGCAAACAGCAACAAAAGTGGTGAGATAAACAACGGATCTGTCTTCCCCAATGCTTCCTTTCTTGTGCTGTTCTTCATCACCACTGTGAAATCTCTTCTCTTGTGAAATAAGTGGAACCCTTATCTCTTCCTGCACCGAGTTTTCGCCCTTTTGTATTTCTTGATCATCGGCCATCTCTAGCAGAAGATAGTataggaaaatattttgatcaCATTACAAGATGCAAACATATGCATGAAAATTCTAGGAAAAAGACGCCAAATCAAGAAATGGTTGTTTTCGGAAATGAATCAATCATCACTTGCGTGCATCACTTCATCTAAAGAAGAATGTGTATTATGCATTTACTGTTTGGTTGCTTGAAGGGAATGAGAACTTACCACAAAGTTTCAAGAATCAGCATGAAATCAAACCAAGCCGATCTAGGTCCATATACATATACACcctatgtgtgtgtgtgtgtgtgaaatctAAAAAAATTTCACTTTCTGACTGAAATCCTCTCTCTTTATGGATGCCGTCTATTGGATTCTACACGAAGATGACTTGTATAATCTTACCCACTTACCAAAGAATTTGTCGTGAAATTGGCCGTAAACGAACTGAATTTAATTTGGTGGTCCACTTGTCAAGTAATTAATTTTCAAGTTCTTAGTTCCAACTCATGAGTATATAAACCACTCAATAATGAATGTACAAGAACAAGAAGCCAAAAACATCTTCAAaaactttattaaaaaaaaatacagaaTTCTTTGAAAActcatcatcattattattatttacaaGAAAAATAGACGTGATAGAGTAGACTACATGCTTGGTGGGCCGTTGGCTAATTTTCTGAAAGGGTGTCGTGTGACTTTATCTGATTGATGAGTTGTTCAAAACTCACaagaatccaaaataatttgagGACTCATTGTTTGGaaaattattcatatttttgCATGTGATGTTACGTTATAGATAATTAACCTTATGAGTTAGGACTGATTACTCATATTTAATACTAATCCATATGCAAATTTTAAACTCGTAAATTATGTGTTTTTTGACTTTTTCTAATAAGGACAAATCTAACTCTGGCCTTTTGCTCATTGTACAGACCAAGATTCTTATGTAATCAAGCTGGCAATCTCATGCACATGCAGATCAGCAAGACTCACCATTTTTAAATGAaactttcttgaaattttcgagCATACATTTTCGGAAAACTACAAATTTTGAGGTCTAAAATTTCACGCATATCTCTCATTCATGTAAATCCATCTATTGGAATTCAAACACACATGTAAGAGAACACTAGTTCCAAAGGCACATCAAATCCTTGAAAAAGAGAATTTACAGAACTGAAACACAAATGCATAAGcgtttattatatatattccaTCATACAACTGGATGGTGGATTCTCCGGATTCGACGAATCATCCTCGAGTTTTGAAACAGATGCATCTTTCCAGAATGGCTGAAGTTGCCATTTGCCAAAAGCAAGATGTTTATGATCACGAAGAATCGATTGCTGCATGAATCTGTTCCAGAGTTCTGCCTTTGGTTTCAGGGACAAGTTTAATCACAAACACAATGGCTAATGCATTGATTGCAGCATACAGAATGAAAGTTCCTGCAGATTATTAGATACATTCACAACAAGTATGAGCTAATTCTTAATCCGTTTGTATTCATAATAAGTTATGGCTAACTATGCTATCAAATATCTTTTTCGAGACTGCGAATTTTATGGCTAAATTCATCAGAAAGTATTTACTTACCATAGGAGCTCCAGCTCATGAGAAAGTTAAAGGTCAAAGTACAAACCCATGCACCAAACCAGTTCACTAGTGTTACAAGGCTTCCTGCAACTCCTTTAATGTCTATAGGGAATATCTGCAATAATCACAATTCTTAGTCTGAACTGCTGACAAGTGTCATCAGAGAATacatattttaagtttaataacTAGAGAAAGTATGAAAAGTTGTTATCATACCTCAGACATCATCATCCATGGAATTACTCCCATCCCCATCGAAAACGCCCCCACGTATACCTAATGAGCAGGATATGGACTCTTAGATAAAGATCTGTCTTCAATATTGCTGTATTGTATATCATATGAAAACGTAAGAACGTCTTACCAGTATGCCCGTTACTGCTAGAGCTGGAGCTGCACCAAGTGCAAGTCCATGCTCCTAGGCCAGAGTATAATACTTCTTAATTAGATTGTTTTGATATGAAACGAAAACCGACTAAAAGGCATGACTGATGATAACAACCTTCAGAAAGAATGAAATCCCAGTTAGCAGACACCCAATGACCAATCCTGCTCCAGAAATCTGCGGGGAAAAAACGCATCTTGTTTACATTTTTGTTAGTGTAAAACATAGTGTTTTGTTGCTGGGACCAGCTACTGGTGCATAAATGGTACCACAATAAGCGGTTTTCTTCCTGCTCCGTCGATAAAAAAGGCACTAAATGCGGAGATTATGACCTGACAGAAGTTTTTGTATGCAATTGAACAAAATCCACATGATTACTTTCTTTGTTTAATGAAATAGCTTTGCACCTCAAAGAATTGACAGTGTGAATCTAGATACCGGAAGAATGGCGTAGATTATAGTTCCCACATTGGCTGGAAATCCTGTTATATTCAGATTTGATATTTAAATTGATCTTTTGTGTTTGTAAAGGCGCTTACAGAGTATAAGAACTCACCCGCGGACTCGAAGATGCTGCTGGTGTAGAAACTGATTCCATTGATTCCTCCAAATTGTTGACAGACCATTAGTCCTACTCCTATCTGTGTGACAATTTATAGCTTATGCTAGTTTATTAAGCACAGAACTATAGACCAATTTTCTTGGAGAAAGAAATGAACATTAAATATAGAGAACTTAATACATGTTACTATGTTAGCCAAAATAATAGTATGCAATATAGGCTCACGAAGGTATTGCGAAAAGTTTAAGGTCGTGACAGCCATTCGGGCACCAATTTTAATTCaagataaattaaaaaaattggcaAAAGGTGGGTTAGACTAGGCCGCCGATTTTGGATTGGACCAGTCTGAAATTCGACGTGCGCAGGTCATGCTTGCACACGAGTCAAGTATTTTCAGCGCAAATCGGATCCTTGATTTGCACCTTTCTTGTGCAGGTGCGTGAGAGACCATTTTGACTAAGCTTTTGTACACCTTCAAATAACAAAATCATACAAAAACCAACCCACTTTAGCTTTATTTCTCGATGTTAGACTAGGCTACATTAAACTTCTTCTCTTATATGCTTTCCCTTAAATGAGCCAAAGCTCGTAAGCCAATttccattcaccttgaatggaGTGGCCCAAAATTTCCAGTAAGGTCACACGAGTAGTAAAATAAGAAGCAGAAGCATTTTACCGTGACTGGACGCTGACACCGTTTTTGAAACAAATCGAGCAGTTTAGCTTTGGGAAGCTTTTCCAAGGTTTCTATGTAATCCTGGCAAGAAGATTTATTAATTACATACTTATTTGAAGAGTTATGTTGTCCTAGCAAACACAAGGCCTGGGCCAAGTGCGTTGTGAGATGTTCGCCCGAACATCTTGTTAAGATGTTCCCACGAACATCTTACGTTGTTGCGAGTTATAAACGTATCTGTACTTGAATTTCAGCTGCCTCCTCAAATATGTCGGCATTCTTGCCGCGAAGTTTTCGTAATGAAGCTTCAAACTCCTTTTGATTTCCACGTTTTGCCTATTAACTTCAACTATTAATCTTCTGACGATCTTTCTACATAAAAATGGATGACATTTATCCATGTATTGTGCTTCTTACCAGCCATCTCGGGGACTCCGGGATGGTAAAGAGCCCAAAAAGCACAATGGCACAAGGGATTATTCCTGCAGCACAACACCACAAAGCATTAAAACTGATCATCTTGCTTTCTTGTTACAATACACAGAAAACCACCCGTTAAAGCTAGCGTCCTCCAAGTAAGTATCGTGCCGAGGATGAAAGATACAGACACTCCGGTACAAAGCATGACCTACAGAGCAATGAGGCTTTTCAATATTGATAATCTTCAATTTTCTGTTGAAAATATGGATAGAATCTTGGTATCTACCCAGCATAATGTTGTCAACATTCCTCGTAAATCCTTGGGCGCAACTTCGGCTATGAATACGGGTACCTTTGGaccaaaaaatttgaaaacagtTCAACAAATATCTCAATTAGAACATAAACACAAATGTATATGCAAGCTAATCAATCTATTTACCATATAAGAGAAGACTCCCATTCCATATCCAGTTGCTAATCTTCCAATATCCAGTAGAATAGCCTCCTGCACAACTTTGGTTTAAGGCTCACTAGTGTAGAAGATAAGAGTCGCTCCCTGAGTCCACTCAGGTTGTGTTTGGGATTGCTTTCAAAAAGTgtactttttcaaaaattttgtgaaataaaaactcaaaatcaaATTTTGGAAGAAATCTTAAACACTGTCATAGCCAAAAATACCTGAGCAAAGTAAATGAAAAGCCATCCTGCTGTACAGAAGCCGCTTGATAATAACATCGTCTGCGACAATTTCACCCCCGATAACTCTGATCATTATGAATCAAATAGTGTGTCCTAAAATAATAGTCCATTTCACCAAAATTACCCGTTTGCGACCTATGTAATCTGCCATTTTACCGCTAGTGATTGCGCCAAACATTGCTCCAAAAGTCAGTATGGATCCAAACATTGAGTACTGCCAAGAAACAAcacatgcttaaaaatcaaaatctgtGGCATTTGCATGGATATAAAGCCGGTAAGAATTCATGTATATGAACAACTTCGAGAATGACAAAAAAGAAATAAGTTCAATGAGATTGGATTAATGTCTGCATTTTCAAGCAACCTCTGCTAAGGACAAGTGCACATCTTCTCTGATTGCAGACTGTGTTGGTGATGAATACCCAACCTGAAATACACAAAGCCATTGCATCAAACTAATCCAAACAAGGTTCTTAGATGTTAGCATCATCCAAGAACTCGTTACATACGCAAGATCCGCATGCATAAGAACCGCAAGCTGAGACGAAAGTGGTGGCGTAAACCATGAATGTATCCTCCCTGATTCTTCCTTTCGTGGGCTGCTCTTCATCACCATTGTTGAGTCGTCTCTTTTCTTGTGAAATGAGTGGAACCCTGGTCTCTTCTTGCACTAAGCTTTCGCCATTTTGTATTTCTTGATCATCATCCATCTCTATCTTCTGGTCTTATTCACTTCCTCAAGTTGATGAATCTAGCATGAGATAGAAAAAgaggaaatatatatatattctgatCAATCCCAAGATGCAAACATAAGCATGAAAACATTAGGGAAAGAGCTAAATCAAGAAATGGTTGCCAGTCCAAGTAAATGAATTAACCAAGCTAACTTCACTTCTTGCGTATCATTTTGGCTGCTTTGTACTGATATGGCAACTTACTTGCCTCAAAGTTTCAAGAATTAGCATGAAATGAAATCTTgtatatgtaaaataaaaactctaaacaTTTGACTTCCTAGCATCAAACAATTTGTTGGGTTTTACATCAAAACTCGTGTAACCTTACCTTGTGGGCTAGTATCAAAGAATTTGGTGGTCCTCTACTCAAATTAATAGTTTTGGGAAAAAAATTTCATTCACACATAAACCACTAAGTAATGATTGTACAAGGACAAAAGACCAAATATATGGAACAAGATCCTCAACCCTTCAACGTAGTGTTGTGAGGATTTTTACCATTTAAATCCACCACTTGCAATCACGTGTGTAGATTTTTgtcatttaaattaattatacagTAGTCAATAGGTGCATTATTGGTCGGCCCTTTTACAAGTTTTTTTAAATCGTGTTACTTTACCATGTGCAAATATAAAACTTATAAAATGCTATTTTGTATAGGCCGAGAAGCAACCTGGCACTCTCACCAGATCATCCATTTCCGAGATGAAagttatttataaattttaatatctAAATAACGTGAATCATTTCTTCATTTCTTAAAGTTTAAAAATCCATCCATCGAATCCACACGCATATAAAATGTAGGAATTTCATTTATGAACTAGGTTATTATATTTTACATGATAAATTATGAACATACCATTCAATCTAATCaactctttaatttatttattttattatatgttacccttaaaaaagaaaaaaattcatcCTTGTAACGTAAAGTGTACATCATGACTTTTTGATTCATATTTAGACTTACGCGGCGTTCTAATctgtacttttttttttttttctctaggtTCTCACAAATTCCTTTTCTCCGAGTTTGATCAAAagttaatattttaaagtagaTTCTAATTCTACGCTAGATCGGATGAAATTTGTCTGATATAACCATGATTTTTATATTGGTGTGAGCCTCTCACCCATGAACAATGAATAGCTACTGGTGAGACATTTCCTTCTCCATGAGTATTTTTTTATCTGCTTGAtgatggtttttttttaaaaaaaaataataataatctgagaATAGGAAATACAAattgtaattttaaaaatttcttctttcaaataataataataaaattattagcTCCTTCTCAAATGAGGAAGCCCAAATTAACTAACGCTTCTGTTTATAATTCGAACTGGGTCAcactgtttttgtttttatttttatgtttttgtgcGATGATTGAAAGCCATGCGGCCCATGCCTACCACTTCATTATCGCTTATTTCTTGAAAGTGATTACATTTAACTATATGTGTTAAAGaatgatttcacaatcaaagattcaagaGTGTTTGCAACGTGTTTTGGGGTGAAAGAGAGAGGACGAATTTCAGAgagaaataaattttattggaTGAAGAGTTTCTCCTACTGTGCAATAGAAATCAGATATTAGATGGAGGGGGTGGTGGCCTGGGCTGATTTGGCCCGATCCATAGTAGATATATTAAAGTGGTGAATATATTGTGTTGGCAAAGGTGGGCTATTGCCCagcatgaatttaaaattttgggcCAAAATTTTGAATAGTTTAGCCCATAATTTTTAAATAGATGAAGTGTAAATAACCTTAGCATAATATCGAGAAAATTAACGAATCTATTTCTTTTCTTAACAAATATGAAATTTTCGGTTTGTATTAAATATTTGAGAGATGATTTTGTTTGATAAAATTAGGGTgtgatattttaatattattgttaATTGTATGTttgtattattaattaattttttttaatattgagTTAATATTTCGTAAAAATGTTTGACATGTGTGTTGAAAAGATAGGATTGAATTTATTAGAGTTATTTGATTCAACAGTTTCTATTTGAGTATTTTGTAGTCAAATTGAGCAGTTGTTTTGTACGTATTATTTATCATGTctgtgaaaaattttaaaaaaatatattgggaGGATgacaaaaaatcaaaacaaaatttcACCCACCAAATTTAAACTTTATGGCTATGCCcatttatatatcattttttaaacaaatttttttttttaaatcttttttagCCCAAATCGATTATAACACAACCcatattaatttattacttttaacatatataaattttataaatacataCTTAAAAAATTTTAGTCACTCCTTAAATTTTTTTCTGGCTCCGCCCTTGATATAAATGGAGATACATTCCATATATTAACTCATAATCCTTCTTTTGATCTTTCAATTTGTAACTTTGGTTAAATACCTAACAATATATaatacataaattttattttcattaaaaGATTTACAAACTCCTAGTCCTGGAGCATTTGAACAAAGATCTCGAGTAGAGTTGGAAATGGGAGAATCCGTTGAGAAGGGAGTCGGAGTTTGTATGGCTTGAATAACTGAAATAGCATCCGTTTCAAGGATCCATCGATTCCATCCAAGTTGAATCCCCTTCGCCAGTCCTTTAATTGCAACTAGTTCCGCTAGATGGATGGGGTGTGTACCATCCAGGAAAACATCCGCCTTCAGCAAATAGAACACAACCATGATGGTTCCGACCCACAATTCCcacactgaatttttttttgaggcTATTACCGCCGCATCCACATTCATTTTAAGTGTTCCTTGAGGAGGGGGTTGCCAACGGGGAGAAGATGTAGAGCCCGTTTgtagatatttttttttcaaaaaatattttttaagctataatttttggcttttgaaaaatctctaattttgattttaaaaagtgttttttaagcacttatttgaccatccaaacaccttattaacggaaaaatcatttttttttttaaaaaaaatatttttttagtctgATTTTTGATACCAAACGGGGCCTACTCGATGGGCTCTTGCAATTACATCCTCACAAGATTGTGCCTTGCCGTGAAACATCATTTGATTTCTACCTATCCAAGGACTCCAACTTATCAAAACTAATAGATTATGGTAATAAACTTTTGTCACAAGCTTTTGTTCAGAAGTTCGAAGATGCACTTTTGcccaaatattcaaaaatataacattggttatttttattgacttttttttttttttttttttcagaaaatgacTTCTTTTTAATATACACAGATTATAAAATACAGATATACGATTATAAAAtacacatgcattcataaaatattttttttttgaggcattcataaaataaattttaaataagaagagaaaaaaaaattggttcttCAAATTGACATATATAACCTTTTGGTtctttaatcaatcaaaatttagGTTTAGCTCGATTACTTGTTTCTGTATTTTTAACCTTTCTAtttttttcccccttttttTCCCCTGGAGTTTGGTTCTTTAATTGATCAaaacatataattttatttagtagacggcaagaaacatttacc
It encodes:
- the LOC140886468 gene encoding sugar transporter ERD6-like 7 isoform X1, with amino-acid sequence MDDDQEIQNGESLVQEETRVPLISQEKRRLNNGDEEQPTKGRIREDTFMVYATTFVSACGSYACGSCVGYSSPTQSAIREDVHLSLAEYSMFGSILTFGAMFGAITSGKMADYIGRKRTMLLSSGFCTAGWLFIYFAQEAILLDIGRLATGYGMGVFSYMVPVFIAEVAPKDLRGMLTTLCWVMLCTGVSVSFILGTILTWRTLALTGIIPCAIVLFGLFTIPESPRWLAKRGNQKEFEASLRKLRGKNADIFEEAAEIQDYIETLEKLPKAKLLDLFQKRCQRPVTIGVGLMVCQQFGGINGISFYTSSIFESAGFPANVGTIIYAILPVIISAFSAFFIDGAGRKPLIVISGAGLVIGCLLTGISFFLKEHGLALGAAPALAVTGILVYVGAFSMGMGVIPWMMMSEIFPIDIKGVAGSLVTLVNWFGAWVCTLTFNFLMSWSSYGTFILYAAINALAIVFVIKLVPETKGRTLEQIHAAIDSS
- the LOC140893376 gene encoding sugar transporter ERD6-like 7, with the translated sequence MADDQEIQKGENSVQEEIRVPLISQEKRFHSGDEEQHKKGSIGEDRSVVYLTTFVAVCGSYAFGSCAGYSSPTQFAIREDVNLSLAEYSLFGSILTFGAMIGAITSGKIADYIGRKKTMMLSSGFCTAGWLSIYFAQGVILLDIGRFATGYGMGVFSYVVPVFIAEIAPKDLRGALTTLNQLMICAGVSVSFIIGTVLTWRALALTGIIPCAILLFGLFYIPESPRWLAKQGYQKEFEASLRKLRGKNADISEEAAEIQDYIDTLEKLPKAKLLDLFQKRYLRSVTIGVGLMVCQQFGGINGICFYTSSIFESSGFPADVGTIIYAILQVIITALGALLIDRAGRKPLIVISGAGLVLGCLLTGSSFFLKEHGLALDAAPALAVTGILLYIGSFSVGMGAVPWVVMSEIFPINIKGVAGSLATLVNWFGAWVCSYTFNFLMSWSSYGTFLLYAAINGLAIVFVIVVVPETKGRTLEQIQAAINSS
- the LOC140886468 gene encoding sugar transporter ERD6-like 7 isoform X2 — protein: MDDDQEIQNGESLVQEETRVPLISQEKRRLNNGDEEQPTKGRIREDTFMVYATTFVSACGSYACGSCVGYSSPTQSAIREDVHLSLAEYSMFGSILTFGAMFGAITSGKMADYIGRKRTMLLSSGFCTAGWLFIYFAQEAILLDIGRLATGYGMGVFSYMVPVFIAEVAPKDLRGMLTTLCWVMLCTGVSVSFILGTILTWRTLALTGIIPCAIVLFGLFTIPESPRWLAKRGNQKEFEASLRKLRGKNADIFEEAAEIQDYIETLEKLPKAKLLDLFQKRCQRPVTIGVGLMVCQQFGGINGISFYTSSIFESAGFPANVGTIIYAILPISGAGLVIGCLLTGISFFLKEHGLALGAAPALAVTGILVYVGAFSMGMGVIPWMMMSEIFPIDIKGVAGSLVTLVNWFGAWVCTLTFNFLMSWSSYGTFILYAAINALAIVFVIKLVPETKGRTLEQIHAAIDSS